The DNA window TTTTGCTAATGCTTGCAGTTTCACAATGAATAAACTTAATGTGGCTGGGCATTGCAGCATGTGGTTTCTGAGAAGTTTAAAAACCTTTGGCCAGTTGCctttatgtgtttatatttattctCAATTAATATTTCCGGGGGAAATGCAATTGCATTGCTTCTTTTTCCATTTCAgtcaaatctgaattttaaacAATTCCTGCCATTTAATGACTCTTCACAGGCTTTTTAGAGGCAGGATACAGTTAATGCACTCGTATAACAGGTCTTTATATTGTTCTAAAACTATACACTATAcacataaatgtatacatttcattcatgtttacaaaattgtttttgacaaaatgtatatttatcacattttcaTATGAAGAACCTAATCATCTACATTTGACAattatgtgtttgattcactaaagcATTACATTATCTTGCAGTATCATATCggtcattattttgtgtttttgtttgctgcTGCTAATGACACAGATGAACACATTAAGACATTGGATTATTAGTCTGcacatgaaaacacaaacaatttattAACAACACTGCACTATTTCCATATTAAATCAtagaaatgaatgtaaaataagtCACCTCAGCAAACTTCACTGCCGTCTTTTATTCTTTTCTGGACCATCTGTTGTTGTAAGACTAATAAGATCGAAACACATACCAGAGGACCACAATGAATCAGCTGACCACATATGACTACTAATGTGTCAAAACTGCAGTGAAGAACCAGAGTCCCTGCAAGTCCAAGAAACTGACTGggtaaaatttatttttagcttttgtGAACATAGTTGGTCAAAGTAACGACAGAAGCACTTCTCAGAAACCTTCTTTGGTGAAACTGTTCATGCGCATGATTTAAAAGAATTCAGTTAGAAGTCTGTAAACATATCAGTTTATGAACTTCAATACAAaccaaaaacattatatttattacttttgttgTTTAAGAAAAATCATTGGAAAAAATGTCAGTTCTAGTTGCACATAATGTGAAATGCATTGATGAAGAGATGTTTTGTTAATCAAAGTTGCTTGCAGGAAATACCCGAAGAATCCTCAATGAGAGCATTAAGACCACAGCAAACACACAGGCGTTTGTCATTAGATTGATTTACTTGTGAAACAAAACTATATGGGCATAATTTTAAGATCAGGTAGAATTATTAGATTAGTCCTCACCAGTGACAGCACATCCTGACAAATCTTTCTTAcctgatacatttttagttttcaccATGTTCACTATGGTGGTTGCACataccctttcaaaaggtactgATATGAACAACTCAGGTAATAATGTAGGCCTACTTTAAAAGGTTACAGCGCTGTATCTTTTTTTAAAGACTGAACAAAGTTGGAGGAAAAGGCTTAGAAAGGAGAAGCTGAGACGTCAGACTTAGATCACTGAACCACTGTATATCAGGAAAACAGCAGCGATGTggttgggttagggttaggtgtttacgactgctaaattactaaattaatgaCAGAAGTGAGGTCTAGTTTTGCAGAGAAATAGCTAAGGTTCATTGGAACTACTGAGGGATATTTTATAATGAttcattcactttaattttgttttaagttcaaagtgtaaatgtattttcagaAACACTGGAAAACCTGTTGTAGGAAACATTTTCTGACATAAATTGCTAAAATTCAAATGACATATATTCATACATACAACACAAACATATAAATTAACATTCtccaatattatttgttttattttcaaatgtatgagCTTAATCAGAGGAGAActgtatttttgttaataaagctGTTAATCCATTAATCCaactaaacaaatgtaaaaaatacaaataatgtgaaaaacaCGCACAACTATTCATGTTGTTTAAAGTTATGCAGTAAATAGCTAACATGTTCACACAATATTTATCTGTTCATCATTTGTTGCATTAATGAATTTTTAAAAGAAAGCAAATATATAATGCAAATCAATTCAAcagtaaatgtataaaacaacTTCTTGTAAGATTGCATCACAGATTTTCAGAGCTTTTCACATGCAATTTCACTGATCAATAGACATTTTACATTTCAGTCATTTTGTTGATGAAAATCAGTACATGCAATGTTCCAACACAGGCAAGGTTTTTTTAATCGTAGGGAGCTAAAACATAGACATTTCTTCACCGTTGGAGTAAATATGCCTGATTTGTCTATTCTGAGGCTCTGTGCTGTTTCTACAGAATTCTTAGAAGACCATAAAACACAGGGTTCAGGCAGCAGTGTGAGAAAGCCACCATCCGAGAGACATACATCAAATAGTCTATAGATTCACCCATCTCACAATCAGGAAAAGGAGAGATATTCCATGAAATCAGAGAGTCCAGAAATATGGCCACGTTGTACGGCCCCCATCCCAAGAAGAAAAACACCACAATGAAGAAGATGAGCTGCACCGTCTTTCTATGAGTGTGAAATGTTGGTCGAAGCAGCCGTCCCAAGATCACAGTGTAGCAAAAAACAAAGATTACAAAAGCAATAATGAAAAAGGAATTTTGCATGTATATACTTGACATTTTCCAATTAATTTGACCAGCAAAATCACAGAGCAGAACTGCAGTGGTGCTGTTGTTTTGAGCATCCATGAATTCATCAGCAGCGTTGTACACAGCTGAGTTGAACCTGGCTTGTGGGATAGCAGCACAAAGACTGATGATCCAGATGAGAATTGCTGTCACATAGCAGTGCACGCTCTTCCTAGACATGACCACCGACATGGGATGAACCACGGCCATGTAGCGGTGGATGGTCAAAACCGTCAGGAAGATGATGCTGCTGTAATATCCCGTGTAGAACACAAAGTTAACTGCTTTGCAAGCAGGATCTCCAAGAGTCCAGCCATACATGTAGTAGTAGGCCCAGAAGGGCAGGCCAAAGGTGAAAATCAGATCAGAGAGAGCCAGATTTAACAGAAATGTGTTGGTGAGGGACTTTAGATTTTCATACTTCACAAGGACCCAAATGACCAGAGTGTTTCCCACACAGCTGAACAGAACGATGATGAGGAAAATGATTGGAGTGATGGCTGTCGCAAACTGGATGGCATTTTTCTTGATAAAGATGTCAGAGGTTTCATTggttaaatattcataataatcaGAATACTCGAAGGTGGTAGATATTTTATACTGATTTTCAGTGGTTGGTCTTTCATCTTGATGCATAAATGTACACTGAAAACAAATTGGAGACAATCTTCACTCAGAAAATTTCACATATGATTACATATGTGACATTATATATGCCACATCTCGGCTAGACAGTTGAAAGCTAACCCCATTTTGACTTGTTAATGATGAATGGAAGAATGGAAGGAAGGAAGATTTTCTGGCTTGTGATTTCAAGGTATTAGGATAAAACTAATGTTgaatgtgtacattttaaaatagttaaacaTATTATTTGCAGTTCAGATTGACTACtttacaacaacaactaaaaatatCATTTAGTTCCTTTACCATTACCATAGTGGTCTGGTCTTAAGATTTTCTTTAAATCAATAATGTCCTGTTTTATATATGATTATGGCCTTTTTtggtataaataaaaaagttgactGCCCATGAAAGCTAGGCTGCACCCCCACCCCTTACTAAAGTGTGAAAGCTGTGGTGAACTGAACAAGAGAAAGTCGCAGTGATGATGTTGGGTAACATggtttttcagtttatttattttatagtggaCTGAgtggtttatattcagtgagcatatctgcaatttatttaggtcttaggtcattgagtgatttataaacgagTAAAAGCAAATTAAAAGAGTGCAagtctttttttaagaatagtatGAGTAAGAGCTGTGTTATAAGAAGATTCTTgaagttgggcaggtcattccaccaggcgggaatatttaaattaaaagtctgtaaaagtgactttgtacTTCTTTGGGATGccacaatcaagcaacgttcatTTGCAGAACAAAAGTAAAAGGTcgtttaaaatcaatcctaaatgtaactggaagccagtgtaaggacctgaggactggtgtgatatgctcagattttctggttctagtcagaatcctggcagccttctggatgagctgcagctgtctaatggtctttttgggaaggatggtgaggagcccattacaatagtccaccctgctagTGATAAAGGCATGGACACATTTCTCCACCTTGCTTTTTTAGACCCCAAGAGTCAAGGTATGCAGTCACCTTGACAACTTcaactttgtttccaaatgcattgACTTTAGACTTATTCCTTGTTTAGCTGAATACATTTCTGAGacatccaactgttaatttcatcaatgcattgacAGAGGGaatcaatggggctgtagtcatttggagataggTACATTTGGgcatcatcagcatagctgtaatAGGCAAATTggttctaaagtgttaccaaaagcttttggcccctttttttttttttttgcatatttgtcacatttaaaagattcagagcaaacaaattttaatattacacaaagataatgcaagttAATATAAAATGCAGTTGTCCAAACCTTCTTGGCTCTACATGAAGAAGTAATTGCCCCCTAAATTGAATAGCTGGTCCTGCCGCCCTTGGCAGCAACAACTGAAATAAAGTGCTTGCAATAACTGTCAATGAGTCTTTCACATACTGTAGCTGTGGAGGAATTTTAGCTTACTCTgctttacagaattgttttaattcagccacattggagtTTGCAAGCATGAAAGGACTGTTTAAGGAAATTTCTTTTTTTGAGCCATTCAGTGGTGGACATGCTGGTGTGTTTGGTATCATTATCCTGCTGCACAACCCCATTGCgcttgagcttgaggtcacaaactgacagtcaaaCATTCttcttcaggattttctgataaaGCATAAATTGAGGTTCCCATGGATAAAAAAGCTTATAAATGACTTTTTTGAGAAAGCAAAATTGCTCATAGGTTTCCTGTAATAAGTAACTTTAGGAGTAGGGGTTgatgtagggcaatagaaaatatgGTTTGTACCGTATTATAACCATTACACCAGCATAGCTATCcagtcagtgtgtttgtgtgtgtgtgtgtgtgtgtgtgtgtgtgtttgtgtgtgtgtgtatacatatagtTAAACATTctccaataatatttgttttattaacaaatttatttatttttaaatctctctctgtcttttttcgTTAGCTGTTTATCTAAAATCATGAATTACAAGTCATTATACTGTTCAAAGgtaacaaatacagtaaatagcTAACATGTTCGCtactatactgtatatacagtacacaccaaattatttgttaaacaagAAAGCAAATATACAATGCAAATCAATTTAACAGTAAAGATTTTTAGAGCTTTTTACATGCAATTTCAGTGATCAGTTTATCGTACAGACACTTTAAcactgcattcattttttttaaacaaaaatcagTGCATGTAATGTTACAACCTAgggttgttgtgtgtgtgtgtttgtgtgtgtgtgtgtgtgtgtgtgtgtgttttaagtgtatAGACCTAATACATAGATATTTCTTCACCATTGGAGTAAATAAGCCTGCTGTGTCGATTCTGGGTTTCTGTGTTGTTCTTACAGTAagtaaataacatttttcttCAAGTGGTTTCTGAATTTTATCcccataaaaacataaaacacaggGTTCAGGCAGCAGTGTGAGAAAGCCACCATCCGAGAGACATACATCAAATAGTCTATAGATTTACTCAGCTCACACTCAGTAAAAGGAGAGATATTCCATGAAATCAGAGAGTCCAGAAATATGAACCCACGAGTGTGAGATTGGTCGAAGCAGCCGTCCCAAGATCACAGTGTAGCAAAAAACAAGATTACAAAAGCAATAATGAAAAGGAATTTTGCATGTATATACTTGACAATTCCAATTAATTTGACCAGCAAAATCACAGAGCAGAACTGCAGTAGTGCTGTTTTTGAGCATCCATGAATTTATCAGCAGCGTTGTACACAACTGAGTTGAACCTGGCTTGTGGGATAGCAGCACAAAGACTGATGATCCAGATGAGAATTGCTGTCACATAGCAGTGCACGCTCTTCCTAGACATGACCACCGACATGGGATGAACCACGGCCATGTAGCGGTGGATGTCAAACCGTCAGGAAGATGATGCTGCTGTAATATCCNNNNNNNNNNNNNNNNNNNNNNNNNNNNNNNNNNNNNNNNNNNNNNNNNNNNNNNNNNNNNNNNNNNNNNNNNNNNNNNNNNNNNNNNNNNNNNNNNNNNtgttcatgggaaatgtagtttctGTCGCCGTTTCATAAGTCCTTAAACCCAGCAAAAGAACATCATATTCCCCGAATTTCATTGCGGGAGAATTTCCCATGTGGTTGCTGATCGTTGTTTGCAAACAAAAAACCCGACTATGAACGAAGACGTTGTGTCTTATTGTTGTCACGGcaaactttaaaacattttcaacgGTCCCAAAGCCAAAAGTGTTGTCTGACGTTATAAATTATGTAACGATTTTTAGATTAGAATGTATTGCTAGTTTTACATGTATAACATGTTTTGTACAGTTCAATAAAATGGTGGTGTTGTTGGCACTGCTTCCCTTTCTTTATGTAACTGTAGAAAGACgccttgattaaaaaaaactaaacacacacacaaaaaaacaagtaaCTTAGTTCTCCGGACAGATTGAGAGATGGAAAAAAACGTGACGCATAACTAGAAACTTGATCTCCCTGTTTTAACCTGAagtatatataattaaagaaTTATTTGTGAATGATACaatgtacagtatacagtatatttagtaaaaactatttgattaaatacatttacaaaaactcGCCTTCATAAAACTTCTAGACGAACTCATCTTTACTCAAAGACGCCAATAGCGCCATCTTGTGGTTATTTTAACTAATCCTACCAGTGTTTCGcgggcatttttatttaaattacaggaGAACAGTGAGGATTAAGTTAAGTATCTGgtaagttttatttaatattttttacaggaATCTTTCAAATTACGCAAATATGTGTAAAAAACGTTTTAACAATACACGTGCTCGCTTATCACGAAATGACAATAGTTTACATAACTTCGTTTCTGTCAAAATACGTACAGTATCGTCTCTACGATAAAATATAGTAACTTAGTTTAAGCTACCGatgtaataatacaaaaataagcaAAATGAGAGATTTTTAAAGGCTATTACACCAATTGTAAAGCTCCATAATTATAGTTATTTCTGATAGGGTTTAAAGTAGTAATCTTAAATATATTCTATAACGGTGCTACTGACTGAAGAAGTATGAAGGCTGGGAAGGCAGACTtacagtataatattttttttattattattgatacgCTAGAAATTGAGTTCTTAGTAACCAAAATACACAGTGAATACCATAAGTAAATACACACATCATATTTAACACAATACATGCCATTATTACCACAACTAAATGTACATTATTCTCACATATTTTTTGACATATCATATTATTACTTACAAAACCCCAGTTGAGCATCATTACAGATTTCATGTTTAACTGGCATTTCTAACTGGTTGATGAAATGCTCAGCAACAcctttttaaaagtctttttcaCAAGTTTCAAATAAGCCTATTTATAATCACAGGTGTGATAGTAGTTGGCCTATTCAGATGAAAGAACTGGAACAGCACGTTGCAACAGTTCTCTATAGCGGAGCCCATACAGGTATGGCCGCTAAGGCTTTGGGCAGGATGAGCAAGACGTTACACACAACAAGGACATCCACAGGCTTGCTTTGGGGTCCATAGTCTCGCTGTTGTGACAAAGCATTCAGCTCAATCATCAAAACCAGCAGGGGACAGAAAGCCAGGAATAGGTGGAGATAATGGATGAGAAATGTTTCCTCTAGCACGAGATGAGGTCTCGCCCTTCCAAACGCCTGAACTACGGGTACAAAAGTAGAGGATGAGGTAACCAGACAACACTAGGAGGAGGATGAAAATGATACCCATGACCGTCAGCAGCATGGAGACACGCAGTGGGCGGAAGTGGCTTACGGTCAAAACCATCAGCAAAGGAAGGGAGCAGAGGTGGAGGGCGCAAGGGGTTGTACTATGGTACCACAAAAACATGCCGACAGCTGCTGCAGGAAAAAATACAGAGATGACCCAGATGGCAACAATTGCTCCATAGGTCCGTGACACAGGCCACAGTGCCAGGTAGCGAAAGGGGGCTAACACTGCAAAGCAGGTATCCAGTACCATTGCTGTAATGCTTAGTACCCCAGAGCTGTATAAAACCGCAGAGAGGAAGAGCAGCACGGCACACGGCCACTCCGTCATCAACACACCGGCTAAATTGATGCAGGCACTCAGGATGTTCATGCAAACAAAGAGCAGGTCACTGAAGAGACATTGGCCAGGAGGAGGTAACGCGTCTGCTGCCGCAGGTCACCTCGTGACAGGATACGAACTAGAAGAACCGGAGTGATCAGCAGAATGGCCAGGAAGGCCAAAATGGGGCACAGCTGAAGCACCTTCATGTGGCAGGGAGGGAGGAATCCTTGCCACTCGTGCGCAAACATCTCCGCTGGGCTTTCAGAGGAGTTTGAGAACTTAGAAGAACGTATGTGAAACTCAGCTCGACCCGACTTGTTGTACCAATTGGCCAAACGAACAAAGCAGAGATAAAAATAGGTCTTCTGCAGCTAGATAGAATAGCTCCGACTTTCCCTCCATTAGAGTTTCCATCTCTTGGCATGTGTTTGTCTGTCCAATCCAGGGATGAAGGTAAATGTGTCTCTCCTTCCCCCTTCCTGCCGACTGTAGTAAGTGGTTTACGGGACAGATGTGGATTTGTCACAGGCAAACTTGTAAATGGTTTCCATGGAGAAGGAGAAACGGGTAAACATCACTTCACAGCTAAATGGATCAGAATGACACTCAGGGATTTTGCACCAAGGCATAAATATTGATATGTATTCCTAGAATCAGAAGTGTTGCGTAACATTTACactcttatttttggattgactgaTTGTTTAACTTAGAGGACTAAGTGCTTCTCCTGGTTAAACATTGAACGCTTACAGGAAATTGGAGAAAGACACAATCGTGTAAAAAtccttaaatgtaaatttatttatctTGCCAAGAGAACAAAACAGCATTATGCTTTGCACACAAGAGTTTGAATCAATATTGTGGGCATGCATATCAACCTATATAACTGGGGAAATCTCACAATGAAAGGaagtgaagaaaagaaaaatatagattttgcATGAATAAAATCAAGACCGATTTataaacaactattattattatttgtaattaggTCTTAGTATAATTTCTTTGCGAGATTCCCTCAGttgcattttatataattatgttatGATGAATAACAGCACGTATCTTtagtttaaatatgaaaatataaaaaagaccAAAACATTCTTAATATACTTTcatgttaaaatgctttaataaaaatgtactaaaatgaatactaaaacataaaaagtatCTTTTGAGATCTCTTTCTGGCTCAGGTGTCTTAAATTCCCTCTTTTGCTAAGGAATCCTCCAACGACAGAGCAACCAGATACAGTTATTGTGCAGGCCTGCTCTGCTTCAAGTCCAGTTCTAGGCTGCACTCCTCTGACTTAGGTGTCGCTTCTTCCAAAACACCTGCTGGACAGTCTCGTAAATCTCGTGATAGCGCAGGATGTACAGGTAAGGAGTGCAACAGCGTGGAAGCAACATCAGTATGCACATATTCACCAAGTTAATCCACACTCCCACAAGATCCACGCTTTCTTCCTTTAAAAGAGCCAGCTCCACGGCAAAGACCAACGTGGGTACAAAATACATCATGAGCAACAGAGTGTGCGCCAGGAGTGTCATACGCGCCCGGGAGTACCGACTACGCCATATCCCAGAAGTTTTAGTGATGAAGTAGAGATGAATATAACAGTATACAATGAGAACAGTGCAGAGGCTGATGGCAACGATGAAGTAAAAATGAACGCCAACCTTCATCTTGTGTTCTAACGTGTGCAGCGCGATCAACATCAAACACACTGGACGGCTCTGCTTGTCACTGCCCATCACCACCTCAAACATCACTAGCAAAGAGACGGGACACACTGCTGCCGTTACCCACAAGCTCATGATTATCTTCCTGGCCCGAGATGGTGGGAGAATCTCTTTGTAATGTAACGGCCAACGTACCGCCACATATGTGTCGACGACCATCAATGTGATGGTGAGCACAGACGTGCTGTATGTCATTACCATGCTCACCATCATGAACTCACACAGAAGGTTAGGCATGTGCAGGCCCACAGAGTTGCAGGAGACCATGGCAAGGTTTATGGCGAGGAAGAGCATATCGGCGAAGAGCATGTTAGCAAGGAGCAGGTAGCGGGTCTCTTGACGTAGCGTAGGAAAACACAGTATGCAGAGGGACAGAACGGGGTTGACCAGCATTGTGACAGAGGTTAGGAGAACCGTAGGGATGATGAACAGATCCATGTGTCTGCTCTCCATTTTGTTGTACCAATCCACTGAGACGTTAACAATGAAAGACTGAGGCATATTTGCAGTTTAGCGCCACAGTACTGAGAGATTGTGTTAGGCTGAAGAACAACAGCTCCTCTGTTTACTGAGACTGGAACGGTGGAGCACATGTACTGCTTCTCTACCTACAGAAAACAGAAGAAACATAAGTATACAGATGTATACACACCATATGATCTATAAACTTTGCATGAGGCTTGAAAAAAATCAAACACAGTCCCTCCTACTAATATAACTGGCAACTGACATGACAGGTTTTTGAAAGGAACGGTCACTCTAATGTGTCCTGGCTTAAAGTCCACACCAGAAGAAGTTGTTTCTTAGGACTTTTCATTTTAGGAAAACTCTctctttaaattgttataatgacCAGAACAAATCTTTACAGATTACAATTTCTCCAAAGAGAATGACGGATAAATGTTACACAAATAAATGATACCATCATTCCTTTAAAAAATTGAAACCATCAAACATTCACAAAGCATTTTCCCTCCCAATACACAATTTGACAAAAAAGTGTAAAGACTGTAAATCATTTTAACCCCCGAaagagaataaaaacaaaactgtccctatcgttataatggaaagTTAACGTTACTGATAATACTACATAAAAAAGGGAAGAAAGACATATTAAtagttttttaagaaaacattcaAGTCACAAATCCAAGGGCAAATAGTGATgaatatgatataaaaatatgtttgaggGAAACTGAATGAGTTTAATATACTTCCAAATATACcaattttaaccacaaatgccaGCAGAATGTTTGACAAGCAAGAAAAACTGCAAATAATGTGCTTGTTTGTCGTACTGGTGATAAAAACtcttaataataaacaaatcattataagATGGCAAGTACTGTATTTCCAACTGAACAAAACACAATTGTAAGTTTCAGCCCCGTTTCATTGACaaacagttcaaagaggaagAATGCAATATGAACGCATCGACTACCAATCGATTAATCGTGTTAAAATGGCTTGCATACCTGTTCCACACATCCACATGTCCTGCTTCCATCCAGGCCTCCATTAAACTAATGTCACCCCAGATCAATACCTCCCGACTCTGTCCTCGTTATCAGAGAGCAGGCGTTCCACTGATGCGCACAGATCCGTAAACGATCGCAAGGCACTAACACTCTTTCAGCTCTCCTTGGTTACTCAGCATTTGGTGTAAATTATGCTGACCCTCCCCATGACAGATAAACTAACACCATTATTACCTCAATGTCCATCGACACTACTATGCACTTCATATCCAGAGGTAGAAGTTTATGAAGCAATAAATGAGATGGaggattaaacaaacaaataatatacaaaaatgttgGCATGACCACCAGCCTGTGAACAGTAGTCCTTTGCATATGTTAGGTCTTTTGTGCAAAACATGAGATGCATGAGATcataccacccccccccccccccaaaaaaaaaaatcattacgttattttgctgaataaaattgtttttatttgttttgaatttataaTACAAAATGCTTCATTTCCTGTCCTTCTTGTAACCAGTGTTCCGCTTACTCCTGTGCAatccgtcatcatcatcatcatctttatccTCCTCATCACTGCTGTATTCGTTCTCCCTCTCTTCTTCCTCCTGCTCTCTTGCCATCAGCTTGCGAAAAACATGGAACTCCTCTGCAGTTGCCATGGCGACCTGCGTCAGGTAGGTTTCCTCAGAGACGCAGAGGACGTCTTTGAGCGTTGGGTTGAGGATGAGAGTTTGGCCCTTCTTGTCTGGCGTTTGGTAGCGTCCCCTCCGCTCCAGAAAACAGTGCCGACAGCGCAGCTCGGACAGAGGCAACCTGAACAGCTTAGCCTTTACCATCTCTGGCTGCCGCACGCCCATACGGAAATACGCATACTGCAGGGAGAAAACAAGCTCTGCGTCAGTTTGAAACTACTGTAAAACACTAACTTGCCTTTTAAATGGCAATTTTAACATCATCAGAACAAGATTTACCagccatttaccatttaccagtAATACCAGCCCTACCTGAAATTTGTACTCCAGCTGAGCCAAATCCTCCTCCAGAACCTCAGGCGAGTCTCTGAGGATGTCTGTGACCTGATGGATGGTGAAGAGGCATTTCTCTCT is part of the Carassius auratus strain Wakin chromosome 27, ASM336829v1, whole genome shotgun sequence genome and encodes:
- the LOC113046257 gene encoding probable G-protein coupled receptor 148: MPQSFIVNVSVDWYNKMESRHMDLFIIPTVLLTSVTMLVNPVLSLCILCFPTLRQETRYLLLANMLFADMLFLAINLAMVSCNSVGLHMPNLLCEFMMVSMVMTYSTSVLTITLMVVDTYVAVRWPLHYKEILPPSRARKIIMSLWVTAAVCPVSLLVMFEVVMGSDKQSRPVCLMLIALHTLEHKMKVGVHFYFIVAISLCTVLIVYCYIHLYFITKTSGIWRSRYSRARMTLLAHTLLLMMYFVPTLVFAVELALLKEESVDLVGVWINLVNMCILMLLPRCCTPYLYILRYHEIYETVQQVFWKKRHLSQRSAA
- the LOC113045361 gene encoding transcription termination factor 4, mitochondrial isoform X1; amino-acid sequence: MGTHVCRKQMLRWMWRWSVCPVAVRRGHMAFSSTQEPHQVNPPHSGQVTHRPGNQLTLCSLLQMGFSETQAKEMHEGATKSHGKHVPSVLTALLLLGLNPSSILKIMQKCPEVYSLKGADLQQRIDHLRKMGLVEGSLQRMISHYPKVMLLPVKRVNMVSRLLREKCLFTIHQVTDILRDSPEVLEEDLAQLEYKFQYAYFRMGVRQPEMVKAKLFRLPLSELRCRHCFLERRGRYQTPDKKGQTLILNPTLKDVLCVSEETYLTQVAMATAEEFHVFRKLMAREQEEEERENEYSSDEEDKDDDDDDGLHRSKRNTGYKKDRK
- the LOC113045361 gene encoding transcription termination factor 4, mitochondrial isoform X2, giving the protein MGTHVCRKQMLRWMWRWSVCPVAVRRGHMAFSSTQEPHQMGFSETQAKEMHEGATKSHGKHVPSVLTALLLLGLNPSSILKIMQKCPEVYSLKGADLQQRIDHLRKMGLVEGSLQRMISHYPKVMLLPVKRVNMVSRLLREKCLFTIHQVTDILRDSPEVLEEDLAQLEYKFQYAYFRMGVRQPEMVKAKLFRLPLSELRCRHCFLERRGRYQTPDKKGQTLILNPTLKDVLCVSEETYLTQVAMATAEEFHVFRKLMAREQEEEERENEYSSDEEDKDDDDDDGLHRSKRNTGYKKDRK